A DNA window from Centropristis striata isolate RG_2023a ecotype Rhode Island chromosome 10, C.striata_1.0, whole genome shotgun sequence contains the following coding sequences:
- the ccdc141 gene encoding uncharacterized protein ccdc141, whose product MKNHSVFQVSGATLDLQAVQRVVQQTLERLHKIKQDMDKLRSQQLIQIQQQQESCRKHQERLNKTLQDLNCVSEMLDSCTLMDLGSDLQTSRLLERFSQARPHFTQLDTEVEFVVKSWETLRGVQDRLQEEEEEEEEEEEELLKEGDPSELLKLQERVKNKIRQSESVLDLSSSFHLTAKQLEALLQSEPASPLTGPTGPTGSCGSSESEQQIQNLFNKASTLKKEICSAVKHSGWTGFSVEQLEARLVSLEVLRVSWLEEAARREETLRRERLTRLLNDDINQATSWFSLGVTPCYILEVLGHFLDGSETFLPLRDSFKELKKRFSNLRFNYLKRNDRTRNMKAVRNQLQQVELYEEKLQALWKRLQGVTARLGSEVKDWGVAREAEDAVNELQRQMGEFERSVSEHQKTLDMTCKLQQAMEEYQFWCEDASATIARVGKFSSGCRSTEAVSVLYRQFEKFVWPTVPQQEERISQITELAVRLHGVEEGQRYIEKTVSKHSEMVQSIRQLSDGLIKLEAKLKLDGLKQQPDDGEKEIKEEKDTEEKEEVEDEEKEEEKENKLKENRKMKKKEQRDNRSTQEASDMYELKETGHTPELTTKHDGREVPVKRQTAANRKPPLQKSRSLDSDRQTDSRQQLTSSYCSTHTFSLSCSPAEANRRVHAIHSQSQPAAAEHQATPPPCVVGHSFSDIQREFQRKDTQDASGGRLSEAELQQQEVLTEDSLSNDEYDCVSPDDISLPPLAETPESNMFQSDIEEGFCFSSHSAHISQYSHRSEHSGAGTATGAVRQQRGSSRTESCPTPPTSRHSSTRSDSGSFVQSSLTVPAPNLITSTLCSVLKTGKTNAANASTDPSAPSGSNLVNKSNTADSCSNKDNDVPEKRNLSQPEPLLKECNSQYNQPERSQNIASKVETFPQTDSSPQLAEITHKTSVSQSQSSYYPQPFKAADTDLYNDKTPPQDAESGCHQDINYPQTMKETSPDSKPPREGLTSTSTVTQQTIYFQSSPSDSHHTLLQVSSSLSSPKEIPSSQSETLPQIDPVPQARGLAQIPKIPDPVLHKDSTRDAGLFESSATLLQTTTTIPQDGNLSQSHQDSRNGLDQDVPSSKNSKETPSVSMPQSSSLITAVTEETVFCQPSPVDSNMPQASSNLASQQESSLSEGSGLPEVNAPNLRDLNSVSSISLSSSTITSSSKISSKQSHQTVYSLHQSLTSICTQQCMHDPGMTPSSPAKPAAPPQPEPQTQALAQQANLHVIPLSSSPHLLTPDQDPNICQPVAIREEIRLTPLIQGPPVPAPPPLPQAQAESLPQGKASKPGPPCITRPLSRATVMEGSPVTLEVEVTEHPEPKLNWCKDGAVSATGPGQEASGSDGGWYEAKHQESSGDKWLVAEVFDIISADWQTWFGTLCVLLWLIYLIIL is encoded by the exons ATGAAGAATCATTCTGTGTTTCAGGTGTCAGGAGCGACGTTAGACCTGCAGGCGGTGCAGAGGGTGGTGCAGCAGACGCTGGAGCGACTCCACAAAATCAAACAGGACATGGACAAGCTGCGGAGTCAGCAGCTGATCcagatccagcagcagcaggagtccTGCAGGAAACACCAGGAGAGGCTGAACAAG ACCCTGCAGGACTTGAACTGTGTCTCTGAGATGCTGGACTCGTGCACTCTGATGGATCTGGGTTCAGACCTGCAGACCTCCAGGCTGCTGGAGCGCTTCAGCCAGGCCAGACCACATTTCACT CAACTGGACACTGAGGTGGAGTTCGTGGTGAAGAGCTGGGAGACTCTGAGAGGAGTCCAGGacaggctgcaggaggaggaggaggaggaggaggaggaggaggaggagctgctaAAGGAGGGAGACCCATCAGAGCTGCTGAAGCTCCAGGAGAGAGTGAAGAACAAGATCCGTCAGAGCGAGTCGGTCCTGGACCTGAGCAGCAGCTTCCACCTCACGGCCAAACAG CTGGAGGCGCTGCTTCAGTCAGAACCTGCGAGTCCTTTAACTGGTCCAACTGGTCCGACTGGTTCCTGTGGGTCCAGTGAGTCTGAGCAGCAGATCCAGAATCTGTTCAACAAGGCCTCAACGCTGAAGAAAGAAATCTGCAGCGCCGTCAAACACAGC ggTTGGACTGGTTTCAGCGTGGAGCAGCTGGAGGCTCGTCTCGTCTCTCTGGAGGTTCTTCGTGTCTCCTGGTTGGAGGAAGCGGCTCGTCGTGAGGAGACGCTCCGCAGGGAGCGGCTGACCCGCCTCCTCAACGATGACATCAACCAG GCTACTTCATGGTTTTCTCTTGGTGTTACTCCTTGCTACATCCTGGAggttttgggccattttcttGATGGCTCTGAAACTTTTTTGCCG CTTCGTGACTCCTTTAAGGAGCTGAAGAAGCGATTCAGCAACCTGAGGTTTAACTACCTGAAGAGAAACGACAGGACCAGGAACATGAAGGCCGTCAGGAACCAGCTGCAGCAAGTGGAGCTGTACGAGGAAAAGCTGCAG GCGCTCTGGAAGCGTCTGCAGGGAGTGACAGCCCGgctggggtcagaggtcaaggacTGGGGCGTGGCCAGGGAGGCAGAGGACGCCGTCAACGAGCTGCAGAGGCAGATGGGAGAGTTTGAGCGAAGTGTCAGCGAACACCAGAAAACACTTGACATGACCTGCAAACTGCAGCAAGCCATGGAGGAG TATCAGTTCTGGTGCGAGGATGCGAGTGCGACCATTGCTCGCGTTGGGAAGTTCTCCTCCGGGTGCCGCAGCACAGAAGCCGTCTCCGTTCTTTACCGGCAGTTTGAGAAGTTCGTCTGGCCGACGGTTCctcagcaggaggagaggatcAGTCAGATCACTGAGCTCGCTGTCAGGCTGCACG gGGTGGAGGAGGGACAGCGGTACATCGAGAAGACGGTCAGTAAACACTCAGAGATGGTTCAGTCCATCAGACAGCTGAGTGATGGTCTGATAAAGCTGGAGGCCAAACTCAAG CTGGATGGTCTCAAACAGCAGCCTGACgacggagagaaagagataaagGAAGAGAAGGATacagaagagaaagaggaagtggaagatgaagaaaaagaggaagagaaagaaaacaagttgaaggaaaacagaaagatgaagaagaaggagCAGAGAGATAACCGCAGCACACAGGAGGCGTCTGACATG TACGAGCTGAAGGAAACAGGCCATACCCCCGAACTGACCACCAAACACGATGGGAGGGAGGTTCCCGTTAAGAGGCAGACTGCAGCCAATAGGAAGCCTCCGTTACAGAAAAGCCGCAGTCTGGATtcggacagacagacggacagcaG ACAACAGCTCACCTCCTCCTACTGCTCCACCCACACCTTCAGCCTCTCCTGCTCCCCAGCGGAGGCCAACCGACGGGTCCACGCCATacacagccaatcacagcctgCCGCTGCTGAGCATCAGGCCACACCCCCTCCCTGTGTGGTTGGCCACTCGTTCTCCGACATCCAGAGGGAGTTTCAGAGAAAAGACACGCAG GATGCATCAGGAGGACGTCTGTCGGAGGCGGAGCTTCAGCAACAGGAAGTGTTGACAGAGGATTCTCTCTCCAATGATGAATATGATTGTGTGTCACCTGATGACATTTCGCTGCCGCCGCTGGCAGAGACCCCGGAGTCCAACATGTTTCAGTCAGACATTGAGGAGGGCTTCTGTTTCAGTTCCCACAGCGCCCACATCAGCCAATACAGCCACCGATCAGAGCACAGTGGTGCTGGTACTGCGACCGGTGCAGTCCGACAACAAAGAGGGTCCAGCCGGACGGAGAGCTGTCCAACTCCTCCAACCAGCCGTCACAGCAGCACCAG ATCAGATTCCGGTTCGTTTGTCCAGAGTTCATTGACAGTTCCTGCTCCAAACCTGATCACCAGCACTCTATGCAGTGTCCTGAAGACCGGAAAGACCAATGCAGCCAATGCCAGTACCGACCCGAGCGCCCCCTCTGGATCTAACTTAGTCAACAAGAGCAACACTGCAGACAGTTGCTCCAACAAGGACAATGATGTCCCTGAAAAGAGGAACCTCTCACAACCTGAACCCTTACTGAAGGAGTGCAACAGTCAGTACAACCAGCCTGAGAGAAGTCAAAATATTGCATCCAAAGTGGAAACCTTCCCACAGACTGATTCTAGTCCTCAGCTAGCAGAGATCACTCACAAAACCTCTGTCTCCCAGTCCCAGTCCAGCTATTATCCTCAGCCCTTTAAAGCTGCAGACACTGATCTCTACAATGACAAAACCCCACCACAAGACGCTGAAAGTGGCTGCCATCAGGACATTAATTACCCTCAAACTATGAAGGAAACATCTCCGGACTCCAAACCTCCAAGGGAGGGTCTCACCAGCACTAGTACAGTTACCCAGCAGACCATTTACTTCCAGTCCTCCCCTTCAGACAGTCATCACACCTTGCTACAGGTGAGCAGCAGCCTCAGTTCACCCAAAGAAATCCCCTCATCCCAGAGTGAGACCTTACCACAGATTGATCCAGTCCCCCAGGCCAGAGGGCTTGCTCAGATCCCCAAAATCCCAGACCCTGTTCTCCACAAAGACAGCACCAGAGACGCTGGGCTCTTCGAATCCTCTGCAACACTTCTCCAAACCACCACAACCATACCTCAAGATGGAAATCTTTCCCAGTCTCACCAGGATTCCAGGAATGGCCTTGATCAGGATGTACCTTCCTCCAAAAACAGCAAGGAAACGCCCTCAGTCTCCATGCCCCAAAGCAGCAGTCTCATCACAGCTGTCACCGAAGAAACTGTTTTCTGCCAGCCCTCCCCTGTTGACAGCAACATGCCACAGGCGAGCAGCAACCTTGCGTCCCAGCAAGAAAGCTCCCTCTCTGAAGGTAGTGGTCTACCAGAGGTCAATGCCCCCAATCTCCGAGATCTTAACAGTGTCAGCAGCATCAGTTTATCCAGCAGTACCATCACCAGCAGTAGTAAAATCAGCAGCAAGCAGAGCCACCAGACAGTCTACTCCCTCCATCAGTCCTTGACCTCCATCTGTACCCAGCAGTGTATGCATGACCCTGGCATGACCCCCAGCAGCCCTGCCAAgccagctgctcctcctcagcccGAACCACAGACTCAAGCTTTGGCTCAGCAAGCTAatctgcatgtcattcccctttCCTCTTCACCCCATTTACTAACTCCAGACCAAGACCCAAACATTTGTCAGCCCGTGGCCATCCGCGAGGAGATCAGGCTTACTCCTCTGATCCAAGGGCCTCCcgttcctgctcctcctcctcttccccagGCCCAGGCAGAGTCTCTTCCCCAGGGAAAAGCCTCTAAACCTGGCCCTCCCTGCATCACCAGGCCCCTGTCTAGAGCTACTGTCATGGAGGGCTCTCCAGTGACGCTAGAGGTGGAGGTGACAGAACACCCAGAGCCCAAGCTCAACTG GTGTAAAGACGGAGCGGTGTCAGCCACCGGCCCGGGCCAAGAGGCGTCAGGCTCAGATGGTGGGTGGTACGAGGCCAAACATCAGGAGAGCAGCGGTGATAAGTGGCTGGTGGCCGAAGTTTTTGACATCATCAGTGCGGACTGGCAGACTTGGTTTGGTACGCTTTGCGTGCTGCTGTGGCTGATCTACCTGATCATACTCTAA